From a region of the Thermoplasmata archaeon genome:
- a CDS encoding S8 family serine peptidase: MRKFVSILIVFILLFVASTALFSNNVNAETSYYKVTTFNNINNTGMAEPFNGKIYIMLYLNNTTSSTIKNLESYIKYYSIDYSISKNLKTMFLSGNSFDFEKLFNDKVYKYYSNGYSYYSFTTPYLPAQFQNSIYWISGLNNFTKVDTNIYTASNVISGPYDPQELQYAYDVAPFIKTGDEGQGNTIAIIDAYGDPTLSSDLASYSKNFGLPPVNYTIIYPFGKPNITKQGWQVETAIDVECAFSMAPKAHFLIVITPDDSGTLEEAVSYVIDNDLANIISISWGATESSYYDPGFHTAFEQAAAENITVVAASGDNGSGSGVEYPASDPNVTSVGATALYMNQLNLNSYSIYSYDYENAWDKSGGGFSTIFTAPIWQRALGFNSTMRGVPDISFVGDPSTGVEGFVNGTIETVGGTSVSTPLFAGMVADLNQYYHHPLGFINPYLYSAYNYNNSNHYFHEITNGSNGAYTAREGWNPVTGLGSLDLYNTVINIKNLNFEVGSKSIIANNQGIEAEIRTEYSATSANITDYFWIGENISNVGFVKFGYFLNNETSGLFVKIYNYTTAIFNYAFPSNLGNNNFLNTYTILFNSQTLSFYFNSALILNLSYTSINDNGYSGQTIYYAVAESKNALSTYSPLGPVEFKSFMFLENGSWNILNYGTVFKYSTKDLYSAYSALEIPYTNDDFIAGLIYQNNNQSQILWPYSQNYTKSMPLIIKNNDLTLYNGVYPGTGTKTDPYRIIGYYFSSNSIDLRLINVTEYVIISHNIFKGSLLALYIKDSKNIIIENNTFSNNDLAILLRSSQIPIMSNNSFDGNSVILLSLLSSVTLKNNIQNSNIINYIFIFSNFAGISIFQLFTPFSILLIVVLILFIVSIFIFYRKKRDNF; this comes from the coding sequence ATGCGCAAATTTGTAAGTATCTTGATAGTGTTTATACTATTATTCGTAGCTTCTACTGCTTTATTTAGCAATAATGTAAATGCTGAGACCAGCTATTACAAAGTAACCACTTTCAATAATATAAATAATACTGGAATGGCAGAACCTTTCAATGGAAAAATATATATTATGCTTTACTTGAACAATACCACCTCTTCAACTATCAAAAACCTGGAATCATATATAAAATATTACAGCATCGATTACAGTATCTCTAAAAACCTTAAAACGATGTTTCTGTCCGGTAACAGTTTCGATTTTGAAAAATTATTTAATGATAAAGTATATAAATATTACAGTAATGGTTATTCTTATTATTCTTTTACTACTCCCTATTTACCGGCCCAATTTCAAAATTCTATATACTGGATCTCAGGTTTAAACAATTTTACTAAAGTAGACACAAACATATATACTGCATCAAATGTGATTTCCGGGCCATATGATCCACAAGAGCTTCAGTATGCTTACGATGTTGCCCCGTTTATAAAGACTGGCGATGAGGGACAGGGCAATACTATCGCTATAATAGACGCTTATGGAGATCCAACTCTGAGCAGTGATCTTGCATCCTATTCTAAAAATTTTGGACTGCCACCTGTTAATTATACAATTATATATCCTTTCGGAAAGCCTAACATCACCAAACAAGGATGGCAGGTAGAAACTGCAATAGATGTTGAATGTGCTTTTTCTATGGCGCCAAAAGCTCACTTTCTGATCGTGATAACTCCTGATGACTCTGGAACTCTCGAAGAGGCTGTGTCATATGTCATTGATAATGATCTTGCAAATATAATATCTATAAGTTGGGGGGCCACAGAATCCAGCTATTACGATCCTGGATTCCACACTGCTTTTGAACAGGCTGCCGCTGAAAATATTACGGTAGTTGCAGCTTCTGGAGACAATGGCTCTGGCAGTGGCGTTGAATATCCTGCCTCGGATCCAAACGTTACATCCGTAGGTGCCACTGCACTTTATATGAATCAACTTAACTTAAATAGCTATTCTATTTACTCTTACGATTACGAAAACGCATGGGATAAAAGTGGCGGAGGATTTAGCACGATATTTACTGCCCCGATATGGCAACGCGCACTGGGATTTAACAGTACAATGCGTGGAGTGCCGGATATCTCGTTTGTTGGAGATCCTTCCACCGGCGTAGAAGGATTTGTAAATGGCACTATAGAAACCGTTGGTGGCACAAGTGTAAGTACTCCATTATTTGCCGGAATGGTCGCAGATCTGAATCAATATTATCATCACCCGCTCGGTTTTATCAATCCTTATCTCTATTCTGCTTACAACTACAATAACTCAAACCACTATTTTCATGAGATTACTAATGGATCAAACGGGGCTTATACCGCTAGAGAGGGTTGGAATCCTGTTACTGGTTTAGGTTCTCTAGATCTTTATAATACAGTTATAAACATAAAAAACCTGAATTTTGAGGTTGGCTCTAAAAGCATAATTGCAAATAACCAGGGAATCGAAGCAGAGATCAGAACTGAGTACTCAGCTACCTCTGCAAATATAACCGATTATTTCTGGATTGGTGAAAATATATCAAATGTAGGATTTGTAAAATTTGGATACTTTTTAAATAATGAAACCTCTGGATTGTTTGTAAAGATCTATAATTATACAACGGCTATATTTAACTATGCCTTCCCTTCAAACCTCGGTAACAATAATTTTTTAAATACATACACAATCTTGTTCAATTCACAAACTCTGAGCTTTTATTTTAATAGTGCCCTAATACTGAATCTATCATATACGTCAATCAATGACAATGGTTACTCTGGCCAAACTATCTATTATGCAGTAGCAGAGTCAAAAAATGCACTTTCCACATATTCGCCGTTAGGTCCCGTAGAATTCAAATCTTTTATGTTTCTAGAAAATGGTAGTTGGAACATTTTAAATTATGGAACTGTTTTTAAATATTCTACTAAAGATCTTTATTCTGCATATTCTGCATTAGAGATTCCATACACAAACGATGATTTTATAGCCGGGCTCATATATCAAAATAACAACCAAAGCCAGATATTATGGCCTTATAGTCAAAACTATACTAAAAGTATGCCATTAATTATCAAGAATAATGACCTGACACTTTATAATGGTGTTTATCCGGGAACAGGGACTAAGACTGATCCATATCGGATAATAGGTTATTATTTTTCAAGCAATTCAATAGATTTAAGATTGATAAACGTAACTGAATATGTGATTATCTCGCATAACATATTCAAAGGATCCTTATTGGCATTGTACATTAAAGACTCTAAAAATATCATTATAGAGAATAATACATTCAGCAACAATGATCTTGCAATTTTATTGCGTAGCTCACAGATTCCGATCATGTCAAATAATAGCTTTGATGGAAATAGTGTTATACTATTAAGCTTACTATCTAGTGTAACTTTAAAAAATAATATTCAGAATTCAAATATTATAAATTATATTTTTATATTTTCCAATTTTGCAGGTATCTCCATATTTCAATTGTTTACTCCCTTCTCAATTTTGCTTATTGTAGTTTTGATCTTATTTATAGTTTCGATTTTCATATTTTATAGAAAAAAGAGAGATAATTTTTAA
- a CDS encoding SNF2-related protein, with translation MELIQSLDAIKKTLQNPAKYENYLLFLRSLEYNISKDLISIEKIKVRLYPHQIDTAYKVINFLQNKALLADEVGLGKTIEAGIVLKELILRGVAENILILTPASLTLQWQAELQYKFDEEFKIVKDLEDWNNPKLISSIDLAKRPEHKIYSLKKSWDLVIVDEAHKLKNPETQNYKLVDSLSKKNILFLTATPLENSLLELYNITNLIRPGLFGTMKRFKDNFIEKDERSLKNVNELKKYLETVMIRNKRSDTIINLPDRKTENIFIDQTDKEHELYADVTQYVINGYWNNYESFKLINLQRAVTSSSYAIKKSLWNYIDKSNDINERRTLLSLYSKASSISENSKGKILNDALEKVNSKVLIFTAFLSTQDYLYDLLSQKGLKVIKFHGTLNNIEKKQALESFEKYGDVLISTDAGNEGLNLQFCNIIVNYDLPWNPMILEQRIGRIHRIGQTREVLVINMVLNKSIEEYIFEILTKKIKVFETVVGDIDLILSNIQSSRSFEERILEILASSKDVSMLTKNFRDFEKEIENGRELYEKIKSFNEDVFKNFDLSSVRRD, from the coding sequence ATGGAATTGATTCAAAGCCTTGATGCAATCAAAAAAACTTTGCAAAACCCTGCAAAATATGAAAATTACCTTTTGTTTTTAAGATCTTTAGAGTATAATATAAGCAAAGACCTGATCTCTATAGAAAAAATAAAAGTTCGCTTATATCCACACCAAATTGATACGGCATATAAAGTCATAAATTTCTTGCAAAATAAAGCATTGCTTGCTGATGAGGTAGGATTGGGAAAGACTATAGAAGCAGGCATAGTCTTAAAAGAACTTATATTGAGAGGAGTGGCGGAAAACATTCTGATTCTTACACCTGCCTCTCTAACTTTACAATGGCAGGCTGAGCTTCAGTATAAATTTGATGAAGAGTTTAAAATTGTGAAAGACCTAGAAGACTGGAACAACCCTAAGTTAATAAGCTCGATAGATCTTGCAAAAAGACCGGAACATAAAATATATTCATTAAAAAAGAGCTGGGATCTCGTAATTGTGGATGAGGCACATAAACTTAAAAATCCAGAAACTCAAAACTACAAGCTTGTTGATTCTCTAAGCAAGAAAAATATTCTGTTCTTAACCGCCACACCTCTTGAAAATTCATTACTAGAGCTATATAATATCACAAATCTCATAAGACCGGGACTCTTTGGCACAATGAAAAGATTTAAAGATAATTTTATTGAAAAAGATGAACGTTCACTCAAAAACGTGAACGAACTTAAAAAATATCTTGAAACTGTAATGATCAGGAATAAGAGGTCAGATACTATTATAAACCTTCCCGATCGAAAAACTGAAAATATATTTATAGACCAGACAGATAAAGAGCATGAGCTCTATGCTGACGTAACACAATACGTAATAAATGGATACTGGAACAATTATGAAAGCTTTAAACTTATAAACTTGCAGAGAGCAGTTACAAGCTCAAGCTATGCTATAAAAAAATCGCTTTGGAACTATATAGATAAGAGCAATGACATTAATGAACGAAGAACACTTTTGAGCCTCTATTCTAAAGCTTCTTCAATTTCGGAAAATAGCAAAGGTAAGATCCTAAATGATGCCTTAGAGAAAGTAAATAGTAAAGTGTTAATTTTCACTGCTTTTTTAAGCACTCAAGACTATTTGTATGACTTACTTAGCCAGAAAGGGTTAAAGGTAATAAAATTTCATGGCACACTGAATAACATTGAAAAAAAGCAAGCACTGGAATCCTTTGAAAAGTATGGAGACGTTTTAATATCCACAGACGCCGGAAACGAGGGGTTGAATTTACAGTTTTGCAATATCATAGTAAACTATGATCTGCCATGGAATCCGATGATATTGGAACAGCGAATCGGAAGAATTCACAGAATCGGACAGACTAGAGAGGTACTAGTAATCAATATGGTCCTTAACAAATCGATAGAAGAGTATATATTTGAAATTTTAACAAAAAAGATAAAAGTGTTTGAGACTGTAGTAGGAGACATAGATCTTATATTAAGCAACATACAGAGCTCCAGGTCATTTGAAGAACGAATATTAGAGATTCTTGCAAGCTCTAAAGATGTATCGATGTTAACTAAAAATTTTAGGGATTTTGAGAAAGAAATAGAAAATGGTAGAGAATTATATGAAAAAATAAAAAGCTTTAATGAAGATGTGTTCAAAAACTTTGATCTTTCTAGCGTTAGGAGGGACTGA
- the ftcD gene encoding glutamate formimidoyltransferase, with the protein MKIVELVPNFSEGRDLNKIEQIKSAMAFSKDIKILNTESDPNHNRCVITLVSPQELAVESCFRGIKKAKELIDLNNHKGEHPRFGAADVIPFIPLGESTTEECIVLARELGKRVGEELNIPVYMYEKAAFREERRNLADIRNKNFQFEQLKESIKDDKWKPDYGPSEVGSAGASIIGARDFLVAFNVNIASTDLKIAKRIAKSVREKDGGLKNVKALGFELKDRGMVQVSMNLVNVKETPIYRVYELVKLEAERYGVLVKSCEIVGLVPLEALAEVSEFYLKLENFSIEQVLEKKLWSE; encoded by the coding sequence ATGAAAATAGTAGAGTTAGTTCCTAACTTTAGCGAAGGCAGGGATTTAAATAAAATAGAACAGATAAAGAGTGCAATGGCTTTCTCTAAAGATATAAAAATATTAAACACAGAGTCAGATCCCAATCATAATAGATGCGTAATCACATTAGTTTCTCCGCAAGAGCTTGCGGTAGAATCATGTTTTAGAGGGATAAAAAAAGCGAAAGAGCTCATAGATTTAAATAATCATAAAGGAGAGCATCCAAGATTTGGTGCTGCGGATGTGATACCTTTTATACCACTTGGAGAAAGTACTACAGAAGAATGTATAGTATTAGCAAGAGAACTTGGAAAGAGAGTCGGGGAAGAGTTGAATATACCAGTATATATGTATGAAAAAGCTGCGTTTAGAGAAGAACGTAGAAACCTCGCAGACATAAGAAACAAGAATTTTCAATTTGAACAACTAAAAGAGAGCATTAAAGATGATAAATGGAAACCTGATTACGGACCTTCTGAGGTTGGCAGTGCCGGGGCCTCAATCATTGGTGCTCGTGACTTTCTTGTTGCTTTTAATGTTAATATTGCAAGCACAGATTTAAAGATTGCAAAGAGGATAGCCAAGTCCGTTCGAGAGAAGGATGGCGGTCTTAAAAATGTCAAGGCGCTGGGGTTTGAGCTAAAAGATCGTGGGATGGTACAAGTTTCTATGAACTTGGTTAATGTTAAGGAAACACCAATATACCGAGTTTACGAGCTTGTTAAACTAGAGGCAGAAAGATATGGTGTGTTAGTAAAAAGCTGTGAGATAGTAGGATTAGTACCTTTGGAAGCGTTGGCAGAGGTCTCGGAATTTTATCTAAAATTGGAAAACTTCAGCATAGAACAAGTACTAGAAAAAAAATTATGGAGTGAATAA
- a CDS encoding cyclodeaminase/cyclohydrolase family protein, which yields MIVDQRINEFLADLSSSSPAPGGGAASALVASIAASLTAMVANLTIGKKKYLAVEPEMKKIVTEAITLRDFLTQLMDRDVEEFNMIMAAYKL from the coding sequence ATGATAGTAGATCAGAGAATAAATGAATTTTTAGCGGATCTGTCGAGCTCTTCCCCTGCGCCGGGTGGAGGGGCTGCTAGTGCACTGGTGGCAAGTATTGCGGCATCTTTGACAGCAATGGTAGCAAACCTTACGATCGGCAAGAAAAAATATCTGGCAGTGGAGCCAGAGATGAAAAAGATAGTAACAGAAGCAATTACACTTAGAGACTTTTTAACACAGTTAATGGATCGTGATGTGGAAGAGTTCAACATGATCATGGCAGCGTATAAGCTA
- a CDS encoding cyclodeaminase/cyclohydrolase family protein, translating into KYLAVEPEMKKIVTEAITLRDFLTQLMDRDVEEFNMIMAAYKLPKETVQEKELRDKKIEEASIRASNVPLETARACVKIMDLALKVIKSGNINAVSDGICSFQFANSAMKGALANVKINLNNISNQEILQQFNTEIENIEKESINMYERNKELLEKVK; encoded by the coding sequence AAAATATCTGGCAGTGGAGCCAGAGATGAAAAAGATAGTAACAGAAGCAATTACACTTAGAGACTTTTTAACACAGTTAATGGATCGTGATGTGGAAGAGTTCAACATGATCATGGCAGCGTATAAGCTGCCTAAAGAGACAGTTCAAGAGAAGGAGCTCAGAGATAAAAAAATAGAAGAAGCATCTATTAGAGCAAGTAATGTACCATTAGAAACTGCCAGAGCATGCGTAAAAATAATGGATCTTGCTTTGAAAGTTATAAAGAGTGGAAACATCAATGCGGTTAGTGACGGTATTTGCAGTTTTCAATTTGCAAACTCTGCGATGAAAGGTGCTTTAGCAAACGTTAAAATCAATTTGAACAATATAAGCAATCAAGAGATTCTGCAACAGTTCAATACAGAGATAGAGAACATAGAAAAAGAATCTATAAATATGTATGAAAGGAATAAAGAGCTATTAGAGAAGGTGAAATAA
- a CDS encoding formate--tetrahydrofolate ligase translates to MKDLEPILKIAQKIGLTEEDLELYGKYMAKVSLEAIKKYKNNKDGKLIVVTAMTPTPAGEGKTTTSIGLVQGMTKLGKKTMLAIREPSLGPVFGIKGGATGGGKAMVEPMEEINLHFTGDFHAITSAHNLLSAMINNHIYFRNEPRIDQRKITWRRLIDMNDRSLRHIIVGLGESNGVIVEEGFDITPASEIMAIMALAENYKDLKSRLGNILVGYSEKKEPIFARDLKADGAMAALLKNALKPNLVQTIEHVPVFVHIGPFGNIAHGTNSVIADHIGIKLVDYFVTETGFGSDLGFQKFVDVVSRASNLKISVVVLVASIRALKMHGGVQKEDLKLENVAALQKGFENLQKHITNIRNYGLPLVVAINKFVSDTDSEIKALESLLKTMNVSYSLSTSFEDGGNGAVDLAKKVIEEIDAHPDPKVNYTYSLDDPLETRIYNIATKIYGAKDVIYTKDAINDLKLIKKNGFDKFHVIMAKTQNSLSDDPKLVGAPKDFTVTVRELRVLSGAGFIVVILGEIMTMPGLPKEPAAVNVTLTDDGEIKGLF, encoded by the coding sequence ATGAAAGATCTAGAACCAATATTAAAAATTGCACAGAAAATAGGATTAACTGAAGAGGATCTTGAACTATATGGAAAATATATGGCAAAAGTTTCTCTAGAGGCAATAAAAAAATATAAAAATAACAAGGATGGAAAACTGATTGTAGTGACAGCTATGACCCCTACTCCTGCAGGAGAGGGCAAAACCACCACTTCTATAGGGTTGGTGCAGGGGATGACAAAACTCGGCAAAAAAACGATGCTGGCAATAAGAGAGCCATCTCTAGGCCCAGTGTTCGGTATAAAAGGCGGCGCTACAGGAGGTGGCAAGGCGATGGTAGAACCCATGGAAGAAATAAATCTTCATTTTACAGGAGATTTTCATGCGATCACTTCTGCGCATAATCTTTTATCTGCAATGATAAACAATCACATTTACTTTAGGAACGAGCCAAGAATAGACCAAAGAAAGATTACATGGAGAAGATTAATAGACATGAATGATCGTTCTCTCAGGCATATAATTGTAGGGCTGGGAGAATCAAATGGTGTAATTGTAGAGGAAGGCTTTGACATCACTCCAGCATCCGAGATCATGGCAATTATGGCACTTGCCGAAAATTATAAAGATTTGAAATCTAGGCTTGGCAATATTTTAGTAGGTTACAGTGAGAAGAAAGAGCCGATATTTGCAAGGGATTTAAAAGCGGACGGTGCAATGGCAGCACTGTTAAAAAATGCACTCAAACCCAACTTAGTGCAGACCATTGAACATGTACCGGTATTTGTCCATATAGGCCCATTTGGTAATATTGCGCATGGCACAAACAGTGTAATAGCAGACCATATTGGAATCAAGCTCGTGGATTATTTTGTTACAGAAACAGGATTTGGCAGCGATCTTGGATTTCAAAAGTTTGTGGATGTGGTCAGCAGAGCCAGCAATTTGAAAATTAGTGTAGTAGTCCTTGTTGCTTCGATCCGCGCGCTTAAAATGCATGGAGGGGTACAGAAAGAGGATCTTAAACTGGAGAATGTTGCAGCATTGCAAAAAGGGTTTGAAAATTTACAAAAACACATTACAAACATAAGAAATTACGGATTACCGTTAGTGGTTGCAATAAACAAATTTGTCTCTGACACAGATTCAGAGATAAAGGCACTTGAATCATTATTAAAAACAATGAACGTCTCCTATTCATTAAGCACTAGTTTTGAGGATGGCGGAAATGGAGCAGTGGACCTTGCAAAAAAAGTTATTGAAGAGATTGATGCACATCCAGATCCAAAAGTGAATTATACATACTCTCTAGACGATCCTTTAGAAACAAGAATATATAATATTGCAACAAAGATTTACGGCGCCAAAGATGTGATATATACCAAAGATGCTATTAATGACCTGAAACTTATTAAGAAGAACGGTTTTGATAAGTTTCATGTGATCATGGCAAAAACGCAAAACTCGCTAAGCGACGATCCAAAACTGGTTGGTGCACCTAAAGATTTTACAGTTACAGTGCGTGAGTTAAGAGTATTATCAGGTGCAGGCTTTATAGTAGTAATATTGGGCGAGATCATGACCATGCCAGGATTGCCAAAAGAGCCAGCGGCAGTAAATGTGACATTGACTGATGATGGAGAGATCAAGGGGCTATTTTAG
- a CDS encoding GHMP kinase, with translation MIRFFSPGSITLFFEIKDQNKNLLKRGSRGVGITTSLGALTYVKKARDTEVFLNNKKIKASIQHTILKLLNLNANVYTDTLLPPQHGFGMSAAAAISTALALNHEFKLNLSYFETLQIAHRAEIMNHTGLGDIATQSMGGFTIRLKEGALPYGIVDRVMVDSKLTILALDGEVETKSIITDPFYKKKITFYGKNALDMFLKNKNIEYAFELGVKFSKSIGFLTGEMEEIIKKSEKYGFATISLIGKSIVAIGDSQNLQDLFERYGTVYMTDIYNGYPKIAP, from the coding sequence ATGATCAGATTTTTCTCACCTGGCAGCATCACTTTATTTTTTGAAATAAAGGACCAAAACAAAAACTTGCTGAAAAGAGGATCTAGAGGTGTAGGTATAACCACCAGTCTAGGTGCACTTACATACGTTAAAAAAGCAAGGGATACAGAAGTGTTTTTAAATAACAAAAAAATTAAAGCATCTATACAACACACAATATTGAAATTACTAAATTTAAATGCAAATGTTTATACAGATACTTTATTGCCGCCACAACATGGATTTGGAATGAGCGCCGCTGCAGCAATATCTACAGCTTTAGCATTAAATCATGAATTTAAATTGAACCTAAGCTATTTTGAAACACTTCAAATTGCTCACAGAGCGGAGATCATGAACCATACAGGACTCGGTGACATTGCAACACAGAGCATGGGCGGGTTCACGATCAGGCTGAAAGAGGGTGCTTTGCCTTACGGAATCGTGGATCGAGTAATGGTAGATAGTAAACTGACGATTCTTGCACTTGATGGAGAGGTAGAAACCAAGAGCATTATCACAGATCCATTTTACAAGAAGAAAATCACATTTTATGGTAAAAATGCGCTAGACATGTTTTTAAAAAATAAGAACATAGAGTACGCATTTGAGCTAGGCGTTAAATTTTCAAAAAGCATAGGCTTTCTAACAGGAGAAATGGAAGAGATTATTAAAAAATCAGAAAAATATGGATTTGCAACAATAAGCTTGATTGGGAAATCTATTGTTGCAATTGGCGATTCTCAGAATCTACAGGATCTATTCGAAAGATATGGCACAGTCTATATGACAGATATCTATAATGGCTATCCTAAAATAGCCCCTTGA
- the infB gene encoding translation initiation factor IF-2, protein MQLRQPIVSVLGHVDHGKTTLLDQIRGSSIAAREYGQITQHIGATEVSIDNIYSICADIIGQKKFSVPGLLFIDTPGHQAFTTLRARGGALADLAILVIDIKEGIMPQTVESLKILKAYKTPFVVVANKIDLIYGWKTEYNKPFIVALKDQRGEVVEDLNQKIYQIAEQLYNNGFSAERYDRIDDFTKNVAIIPVSAKHKVGIADLLLVLVGLAQKFLESDLRTLDEPGAATILEVKDEKGFGKTLDLILYQGVIKKGDIIVFEGIYKPIVSRVKALLRPAPDNSSKLNIVNCATAAAGIKILASDLDFVKAGGMLKVATPATLEKIVEEIKSEGNIKIELKDDGVVIKADAIGSLEAMAFELNILEIPIKKAELGEVSKRDVVDAQTSENELYKVILAYNVKYTLDQRDVPVISGNILYKIIDDYKAWRENRILELEAESRKAYIYPVKLLVLENNIFRVSKPAIVGVRVLGGELRAGVKILKPDGRVIGTLKSIREKEKTLDKAIMGSEIAISVDNAVVGRNLRENDILYADLREEDIRFLKTQILSYEEKEIIEEVLKIKRKDKAFWGA, encoded by the coding sequence ATGCAATTAAGACAACCTATTGTAAGCGTGCTAGGTCATGTCGACCATGGAAAGACAACGTTATTAGACCAGATTAGAGGCTCTTCTATTGCCGCTCGCGAGTATGGCCAGATCACACAACACATAGGTGCCACTGAAGTTTCAATTGATAATATATACAGTATATGCGCTGATATTATAGGGCAAAAGAAATTCAGTGTGCCAGGGTTACTTTTTATAGACACACCGGGGCATCAGGCTTTTACAACCTTGAGGGCCAGAGGCGGAGCATTGGCAGACCTTGCAATACTTGTAATAGACATAAAAGAGGGGATAATGCCACAGACAGTGGAGAGTCTGAAAATTTTAAAAGCGTATAAAACGCCTTTTGTGGTTGTTGCAAATAAAATAGATTTGATATACGGCTGGAAAACGGAATATAATAAGCCGTTTATAGTGGCGCTAAAAGATCAACGTGGGGAAGTAGTAGAAGACTTGAATCAAAAAATTTATCAGATAGCTGAACAGCTTTACAACAATGGATTTTCTGCAGAAAGGTATGATAGAATTGATGATTTTACAAAAAATGTGGCAATAATACCAGTTTCTGCCAAGCACAAAGTAGGCATTGCAGATCTTTTATTGGTGTTAGTTGGTTTGGCTCAGAAGTTTTTGGAATCGGATCTCAGGACTTTAGATGAGCCTGGAGCAGCGACGATCTTAGAAGTAAAAGACGAGAAAGGGTTTGGCAAGACACTGGATCTGATACTTTATCAGGGTGTTATTAAGAAAGGAGACATAATTGTATTTGAAGGGATATATAAGCCGATAGTATCCAGAGTAAAAGCGTTGTTAAGACCTGCACCTGATAATAGTTCTAAGTTGAATATTGTTAATTGTGCAACTGCAGCAGCCGGAATAAAGATACTGGCATCAGATCTTGACTTTGTAAAAGCTGGGGGAATGTTAAAGGTAGCAACACCGGCAACACTGGAAAAAATAGTCGAAGAGATAAAAAGTGAGGGAAATATAAAGATTGAATTGAAAGATGATGGTGTAGTGATAAAAGCAGATGCAATAGGTTCTCTGGAGGCTATGGCTTTTGAGCTGAACATTCTAGAAATACCGATAAAGAAGGCTGAACTGGGAGAGGTGTCAAAAAGGGACGTGGTAGATGCACAGACCTCTGAAAATGAACTTTACAAAGTGATACTGGCTTACAACGTCAAATACACGCTGGATCAAAGAGATGTGCCTGTGATCTCTGGAAACATACTTTATAAGATTATAGATGACTATAAGGCATGGAGGGAGAATAGAATATTAGAACTGGAAGCAGAATCAAGAAAGGCATACATATACCCAGTAAAGTTGTTGGTACTGGAAAATAACATATTCAGAGTTTCCAAGCCTGCAATAGTAGGAGTGAGAGTTCTTGGGGGAGAATTAAGGGCAGGAGTAAAAATTTTAAAACCTGATGGAAGAGTAATTGGCACATTAAAAAGCATCAGAGAGAAAGAGAAGACGCTAGATAAAGCAATTATGGGATCTGAGATAGCAATTTCGGTTGATAATGCAGTGGTTGGAAGAAATCTTAGAGAAAATGACATATTGTATGCAGATTTGAGAGAGGAAGATATCAGGTTCTTAAAAACTCAAATATTAAGTTACGAAGAAAAAGAGATTATAGAAGAAGTATTGAAAATTAAAAGAAAAGATAAGGCTTTTTGGGGTGCATAA
- a CDS encoding transcriptional regulator — translation MVEDLSPMAKKVYEAMKKVGASSEDKLKTADDIMKASGVGKGIVTNSLQELQNKGYIKRVARQKSAGYFIIK, via the coding sequence ATGGTAGAAGATCTTTCTCCAATGGCAAAAAAAGTTTACGAAGCCATGAAAAAAGTAGGTGCTAGTTCCGAAGACAAATTGAAGACCGCTGATGATATTATGAAAGCTTCTGGCGTAGGAAAAGGCATAGTCACTAACTCTCTGCAAGAGCTGCAAAACAAAGGATACATAAAAAGAGTGGCCAGACAAAAATCAGCAGGATATTTTATAATAAAATAA